One part of the Salmo salar chromosome ssa10, Ssal_v3.1, whole genome shotgun sequence genome encodes these proteins:
- the LOC106560912 gene encoding anillin isoform X4, with protein sequence MDGEFRSGLATALKRHRDPLSDTEDNVHSSDVNDVQKRRRLEVLGNENVSPTKKSSTRDRLRCAELVKPDTPALCSVRSRVQQLTQRREGGHVLAQRCLSDPGSGVPSIKFQDGFKEHHLIGEAEFSSRVERFRSPTTPQASPLPANRWPRTLSNAVTNLQLKLEASDTPSSKQASRIRQEREEELRLVRAQPITENVFLKRSFSDSSLTEQADLNVTGDEPFGVKDGSFTETSVFTKVDGVEPPIQDTGEVAESSVHMDVPPKEVKGRRMAEEQAECAMDICQGTSLPDEQHEAAEGPVVKEQQKAVSMESKGDDEEPTDEPQSEARGLKKVTFILEPEMINDSALSELDSSSSWKRESMSEAELSSRDETNTAEMIDLMFDEVLEAAAQGRMEEEGEEDTEDHNSGIATAMSGMEKEKTDTELDKDKAEEGEDLEKTKELDSSADELLSFPPSFILSPLSKSVDAVVTPMRLAANPPSLLLTPEELSTPPADSAPLYSIDAYRTQRQSTKPAIQRVTPRVQRHATEKSHPQPCVNTKERIMVLNEDAAKLHMVIKQTLQALSCCTDEDHGRGSLEEAEADKLLLVSCEKRAALLAEVARLKERGGSASEDLEGGDGEGDSSMSQQPCRGTVSISSVQLPLKVEFVCSARTRTGRPTHYFFVLIRYGPCNIVATPLATAVDAQNGDTISFPTSITLQDIRSNFEIDVEVYSLSHSSGNTCNVDLRSSTKSRVTPRKLLSTIKRSNQNVTSSTMPPLNTRRTSNFSLVGSHKISLASLGQSKFPLDKMKFEGKIRRLLGDEFQEKVPFLSPLEGNIYLQLESESHSNVQHQGFLTMFEVVNGFGAWHRRFFVLEGNHMSYWNHPNDRGSKAAEGSISLSCSSSQSVKPVTRDSCARPYTFELVSSVQTAQQDDQGTLAKCWFSADTGEDRGDWMENLNQVLLDLHTWTRCPPEPC encoded by the exons ATGGATGGGGAATTTCGAAGTGGGTTGGCGACAGCTTTGAAGAGACATAGAGATCCTTTGTCTGACACAGAAGACAATGTCCACTCGTCTG ATGTCAATGATGTTCAGAAAAGGCGTCGCCTGGAGGTGTTGGGCAACGAGAACGTCAGCCCTACAAAGAAGTCTTCAACTAGAGACCGCCTCCGCTGTGCAGAGCTGGTGAAGCCTGACacccctgctctctgctctgtccgctccagagtacagcaACTAACCCAGAGACGTGAGG GAGGGCATGTGCTGGCTCAGAGATGCCTCTCTGATCCAGGGTCTGGGGTACCATCCATTAAATTCCAGGATGGATTCAAAGAGCACCATCTTATTG GTGAGGCAGAATTCAGCTCGCGGGTGGAGCGGTTTAGATCCCCCACCACTCCTCAGGCCAGCCCCCTGCCAGCCAACCGGTGGCCCCGTACCCTCTCCAACGCTGTTACCAACTTACAACTGAAACTCGAGGCCAGTGACACACCCAGCTCCAAACAAGCCTCCCGCATACGCCAG gagagggaggaggagctgcGTCTTGTAAGGGCCCAGCCAATCACAGAGAATGTCTTCTTAAAGCGAAGCTTCTCTGATTCCTCGCTGACTGAG CAGGCAGACCTCAATGTGACTGGTGATGAACCTTTTGGCGTGAAGGACGGCAGCTTTACCGAGACATCTGTCTTCACTAAGGTCGATGGAGTGGAGCCTCCAATTCAAGACACCG GTGAGGTGGCAGAATCCTCAGTTCACATGGATGTCCCACCAAAAGAGGTGAAGGGGAGACGCATGGCTGAGGAGCAGGCAGAGTGCGCTATGGACATTTGTCAGGGAACTTCTCTACCAGATGAACAACATGAGGCAGCAGAGGGTCCTGTAGTGAAAGAGCAGCAAAAGGCAGTCTCAATGGAGTCAAAAGGAGATG ATGAGGAACCGACTGATGAACCACAGTCAGAGGCCAGAGGGTTAAAGAAAGTCACATTTATCCTGGAGCCAGAAATGATCAATGACTCAGCTCTGTCTGAGCTGGACTCTTCATCTAGCTGGAAAAGAGAAAGTATGTCAG AGGCTGAGCTGAGCTCTCGTGATGAAACCAACACCGCTGAGATGATTGACCTCATGTTTGATGAGGTGCTGGAGGCTGCTGCCCAGGGAAGGATGGAAGAGGAGGGTGAAGAGGACACTGAGGATCACAACAGTGGTATAGCCACAGCGATGAGCGGAATGGAAAAGGAGAAAACAGACACAGAGTTGGACAAGGACAAAGCTGAAGAGGGTGAAGACCTGGAAAAAACCAAGGAACTGGACTCCAGTGCAGATGAGCTGCTGTCCTTCCCACCCAGCTttatcctctcccctctcagcAAGTCTGTGGACGCTGTGGTCACTCCTATG AGACTTGCAGCCAACCCTCCATCCCTACTTCTGACTCCTGAAGAGCTGTCCACGCCCCCTGCTGATAGTGCCCCTCTCTACAG CATCGATGCCTACCGCACCCAGAGACAGAGCACCAAGCCAGCCATTCAGAGAGTAACCCCAAGGGTGCAGAGGCATGCCACTGAGAAgtctcacccccagccctgtgtcAACACCAAGGAAAGGATCATG GTTCTGAATGAGGATGCTGCCAAGCTGCACATGGTCATCAAACAGACGTTGCAGGCCCTGAGCTGCTGCACTGACGAGGACCACGGCAGGGGCTCCCTGGAGGAGGCAGAGGCTGATAAACTGCTGCTCGTCTCGT GTGAGAAGCGGGCAGCCCTGCTGGCTGAGGTGGCCAGgctgaaggagagggggggctcAGCCTCTGAGGATCTAGAGGGGGGTGATGGTGAGGGGGACTCCAGCATGTCCCAGCAGCCCTGCAGGGGCACTGTCAGCATCAGCAGTGTCCAGCTCCCTCTCAAGGTGGAGTTTGTCTGCTCTGCCCGCACACGAACAG GTCGGCCCACTCATTATTTCTTTGTCCTGATTCGTTATGGACCCTGCAACATCGTTGCGACCCCATTGGCCACGGCAGTGGACGCCCAGAATGGAGACACCATCTCCTTCCCCACCTCCATCACCCT GCAGGACATTCGCTCCAACTTTGAGATTGATGTGGAGGTCTACAGCCTG TCCCACAGCTCAGGGAACACCTGCAATGTGGATCTCCGCAGCTCCACCAAGTCAAGG GTCACTCCAAGGAAGCTTCTAAGCACCATCAAG agatccaaCCAAAATGTAACAT CTTCTACCATGCCGCCCCTGAACACCCGGCGCACCAGCAACTTCTCTCTGGTTGGTTCTCACAAGATCTCCCTGGCCTCCCTGGGCCAGAGCAAGTTCCCCCTGGACAAG ATGAAGTTTGAAGGCAAAATCAGGAGACTCCTGGGAGATGAGTTTCAGGAAAAG GTGCCCTTCCTGTCTCCACTAGAGGGAAACATATACCTGCAACTGGAGAGCGAGAGCCACTCTAATGTCCAGCACCAGGGCTTCCTT ACAATGTTTGAGGTGGTGAATGGATTTGGAGCTTGGCATCGACGCTTCTTTGTCCTGGAGGGAAACCACATGTCCTATTGGAACCACCCCAATGACAGAGGCAGCAAG GCAGCAGAAGGCAGCATCTCCCTGTCTTGTTCCTCTAGTCAGAGTGTGAAGCCAGTGACGAGAGACTCCTGTGCTCGCCCCTATACTTTTGAACTGGTCAGCAGTGTCCAGACTGCACAACAGGATGACCAGGGCACTCTGGCCAA GTGCTGGTTCTCAGCAGATACTGGGGAGGATCGAGGGGACTGGATGGAGAACCTGAACCAGGTTCTCCTGGACCTGCATACCTGGACTCGCTGCCCCCCTGAACCATGCTAA
- the LOC106560912 gene encoding anillin isoform X7 encodes MDGEFRSGLATALKRHRDPLSDTEDNVHSSDVNDVQKRRRLEVLGNENVSPTKKSSTRDRLRCAELVKPDTPALCSVRSRVQQLTQRREGGHVLAQRCLSDPGSGVPSIKFQDGFKEHHLIGEAEFSSRVERFRSPTTPQASPLPANRWPRTLSNAVTNLQLKLEASDTPSSKQASRIRQEREEELRLVRAQPITENVFLKRSFSDSSLTERATPPVSSFSPWMMFRRSRRLQWPPFQPWNQADLNVTGDEPFGVKDGSFTETSVFTKVDGVEPPIQDTEAELSSRDETNTAEMIDLMFDEVLEAAAQGRMEEEGEEDTEDHNSGIATAMSGMEKEKTDTELDKDKAEEGEDLEKTKELDSSADELLSFPPSFILSPLSKSVDAVVTPMRLAANPPSLLLTPEELSTPPADSAPLYSIDAYRTQRQSTKPAIQRVTPRVQRHATEKSHPQPCVNTKERIMVLNEDAAKLHMVIKQTLQALSCCTDEDHGRGSLEEAEADKLLLVSCEKRAALLAEVARLKERGGSASEDLEGGDGEGDSSMSQQPCRGTVSISSVQLPLKVEFVCSARTRTGRPTHYFFVLIRYGPCNIVATPLATAVDAQNGDTISFPTSITLQDIRSNFEIDVEVYSLSHSSGNTCNVDLRSSTKSRVTPRKLLSTIKRSNQNVTSSTMPPLNTRRTSNFSLVGSHKISLASLGQSKFPLDKMKFEGKIRRLLGDEFQEKVPFLSPLEGNIYLQLESESHSNVQHQGFLTMFEVVNGFGAWHRRFFVLEGNHMSYWNHPNDRGSKAAEGSISLSCSSSQSVKPVTRDSCARPYTFELVSSVQTAQQDDQGTLAKCWFSADTGEDRGDWMENLNQVLLDLHTWTRCPPEPC; translated from the exons ATGGATGGGGAATTTCGAAGTGGGTTGGCGACAGCTTTGAAGAGACATAGAGATCCTTTGTCTGACACAGAAGACAATGTCCACTCGTCTG ATGTCAATGATGTTCAGAAAAGGCGTCGCCTGGAGGTGTTGGGCAACGAGAACGTCAGCCCTACAAAGAAGTCTTCAACTAGAGACCGCCTCCGCTGTGCAGAGCTGGTGAAGCCTGACacccctgctctctgctctgtccgctccagagtacagcaACTAACCCAGAGACGTGAGG GAGGGCATGTGCTGGCTCAGAGATGCCTCTCTGATCCAGGGTCTGGGGTACCATCCATTAAATTCCAGGATGGATTCAAAGAGCACCATCTTATTG GTGAGGCAGAATTCAGCTCGCGGGTGGAGCGGTTTAGATCCCCCACCACTCCTCAGGCCAGCCCCCTGCCAGCCAACCGGTGGCCCCGTACCCTCTCCAACGCTGTTACCAACTTACAACTGAAACTCGAGGCCAGTGACACACCCAGCTCCAAACAAGCCTCCCGCATACGCCAG gagagggaggaggagctgcGTCTTGTAAGGGCCCAGCCAATCACAGAGAATGTCTTCTTAAAGCGAAGCTTCTCTGATTCCTCGCTGACTGAG AGGGCGACCCCACCCGTCTCCTCATTCTCCCCTTGGATGATGTTTAGACGTAGCAGGAGACTGCAGTGGCCACCGTTCCAACCATGGAAT CAGGCAGACCTCAATGTGACTGGTGATGAACCTTTTGGCGTGAAGGACGGCAGCTTTACCGAGACATCTGTCTTCACTAAGGTCGATGGAGTGGAGCCTCCAATTCAAGACACCG AGGCTGAGCTGAGCTCTCGTGATGAAACCAACACCGCTGAGATGATTGACCTCATGTTTGATGAGGTGCTGGAGGCTGCTGCCCAGGGAAGGATGGAAGAGGAGGGTGAAGAGGACACTGAGGATCACAACAGTGGTATAGCCACAGCGATGAGCGGAATGGAAAAGGAGAAAACAGACACAGAGTTGGACAAGGACAAAGCTGAAGAGGGTGAAGACCTGGAAAAAACCAAGGAACTGGACTCCAGTGCAGATGAGCTGCTGTCCTTCCCACCCAGCTttatcctctcccctctcagcAAGTCTGTGGACGCTGTGGTCACTCCTATG AGACTTGCAGCCAACCCTCCATCCCTACTTCTGACTCCTGAAGAGCTGTCCACGCCCCCTGCTGATAGTGCCCCTCTCTACAG CATCGATGCCTACCGCACCCAGAGACAGAGCACCAAGCCAGCCATTCAGAGAGTAACCCCAAGGGTGCAGAGGCATGCCACTGAGAAgtctcacccccagccctgtgtcAACACCAAGGAAAGGATCATG GTTCTGAATGAGGATGCTGCCAAGCTGCACATGGTCATCAAACAGACGTTGCAGGCCCTGAGCTGCTGCACTGACGAGGACCACGGCAGGGGCTCCCTGGAGGAGGCAGAGGCTGATAAACTGCTGCTCGTCTCGT GTGAGAAGCGGGCAGCCCTGCTGGCTGAGGTGGCCAGgctgaaggagagggggggctcAGCCTCTGAGGATCTAGAGGGGGGTGATGGTGAGGGGGACTCCAGCATGTCCCAGCAGCCCTGCAGGGGCACTGTCAGCATCAGCAGTGTCCAGCTCCCTCTCAAGGTGGAGTTTGTCTGCTCTGCCCGCACACGAACAG GTCGGCCCACTCATTATTTCTTTGTCCTGATTCGTTATGGACCCTGCAACATCGTTGCGACCCCATTGGCCACGGCAGTGGACGCCCAGAATGGAGACACCATCTCCTTCCCCACCTCCATCACCCT GCAGGACATTCGCTCCAACTTTGAGATTGATGTGGAGGTCTACAGCCTG TCCCACAGCTCAGGGAACACCTGCAATGTGGATCTCCGCAGCTCCACCAAGTCAAGG GTCACTCCAAGGAAGCTTCTAAGCACCATCAAG agatccaaCCAAAATGTAACAT CTTCTACCATGCCGCCCCTGAACACCCGGCGCACCAGCAACTTCTCTCTGGTTGGTTCTCACAAGATCTCCCTGGCCTCCCTGGGCCAGAGCAAGTTCCCCCTGGACAAG ATGAAGTTTGAAGGCAAAATCAGGAGACTCCTGGGAGATGAGTTTCAGGAAAAG GTGCCCTTCCTGTCTCCACTAGAGGGAAACATATACCTGCAACTGGAGAGCGAGAGCCACTCTAATGTCCAGCACCAGGGCTTCCTT ACAATGTTTGAGGTGGTGAATGGATTTGGAGCTTGGCATCGACGCTTCTTTGTCCTGGAGGGAAACCACATGTCCTATTGGAACCACCCCAATGACAGAGGCAGCAAG GCAGCAGAAGGCAGCATCTCCCTGTCTTGTTCCTCTAGTCAGAGTGTGAAGCCAGTGACGAGAGACTCCTGTGCTCGCCCCTATACTTTTGAACTGGTCAGCAGTGTCCAGACTGCACAACAGGATGACCAGGGCACTCTGGCCAA GTGCTGGTTCTCAGCAGATACTGGGGAGGATCGAGGGGACTGGATGGAGAACCTGAACCAGGTTCTCCTGGACCTGCATACCTGGACTCGCTGCCCCCCTGAACCATGCTAA
- the LOC106560912 gene encoding anillin isoform X11 codes for MGSLQEHLRSSVVDLGSPVDEEVGSLQEEENREVGSFVDEEDVGSPLGEKQVGSAVGDEEEVVQSQLEKVGDLLGEEMESSGVEEQGKAESILHVQGEKCVLGEDQGEFGPEQGEASNASAVSDREQGDTVLLTDEEPTDEPQSEARGLKKVTFILEPEMINDSALSELDSSSSWKRESMSEAELSSRDETNTAEMIDLMFDEVLEAAAQGRMEEEGEEDTEDHNSGIATAMSGMEKEKTDTELDKDKAEEGEDLEKTKELDSSADELLSFPPSFILSPLSKSVDAVVTPMRLAANPPSLLLTPEELSTPPADSAPLYSIDAYRTQRQSTKPAIQRVTPRVQRHATEKSHPQPCVNTKERIMVLNEDAAKLHMVIKQTLQALSCCTDEDHGRGSLEEAEADKLLLVSCEKRAALLAEVARLKERGGSASEDLEGGDGEGDSSMSQQPCRGTVSISSVQLPLKVEFVCSARTRTGRPTHYFFVLIRYGPCNIVATPLATAVDAQNGDTISFPTSITLQDIRSNFEIDVEVYSLSHSSGNTCNVDLRSSTKSRVTPRKLLSTIKRSNQNVTSSTMPPLNTRRTSNFSLVGSHKISLASLGQSKFPLDKMKFEGKIRRLLGDEFQEKVPFLSPLEGNIYLQLESESHSNVQHQGFLTMFEVVNGFGAWHRRFFVLEGNHMSYWNHPNDRGSKAAEGSISLSCSSSQSVKPVTRDSCARPYTFELVSSVQTAQQDDQGTLAKCWFSADTGEDRGDWMENLNQVLLDLHTWTRCPPEPC; via the exons ATGGGGTCCCTACAAGAGCACCTGAGGTCTTCTGTAGTTGACTTGGGGTCCCCTGTAGATGAGGAAGTGGGGTCCCTGCAAGAGGAGGAGAACCGGGAGGTGGGGTCCTTTGTAGATGAGGAAGATGTGGGTTCCCCTTTAGGTGAGAAACAGGTGGGGTCTGCTGTAGGTGATGAAGAGGAGGTAGTTCAGTCCCAACTAGAGAAGGTTGGGGACCTATTAGGTGAGGAGATGGAGTCTTCTGGAGTTGAAGAACAAGGGAAAGCAGAAAGTATTTTACATGTCCAGGGTGAGAAGTGTGTTCTAGGTGAAGACCAGGGGGAGTTTGGTCCAGAGCAGGGAGAGGCCTCAAACGCATCAGCTGTGTCAGACAGAGAACAAGGAGACACTGTGCTGCTTACAGATGAGGAACCGACTGATGAACCACAGTCAGAGGCCAGAGGGTTAAAGAAAGTCACATTTATCCTGGAGCCAGAAATGATCAATGACTCAGCTCTGTCTGAGCTGGACTCTTCATCTAGCTGGAAAAGAGAAAGTATGTCAG AGGCTGAGCTGAGCTCTCGTGATGAAACCAACACCGCTGAGATGATTGACCTCATGTTTGATGAGGTGCTGGAGGCTGCTGCCCAGGGAAGGATGGAAGAGGAGGGTGAAGAGGACACTGAGGATCACAACAGTGGTATAGCCACAGCGATGAGCGGAATGGAAAAGGAGAAAACAGACACAGAGTTGGACAAGGACAAAGCTGAAGAGGGTGAAGACCTGGAAAAAACCAAGGAACTGGACTCCAGTGCAGATGAGCTGCTGTCCTTCCCACCCAGCTttatcctctcccctctcagcAAGTCTGTGGACGCTGTGGTCACTCCTATG AGACTTGCAGCCAACCCTCCATCCCTACTTCTGACTCCTGAAGAGCTGTCCACGCCCCCTGCTGATAGTGCCCCTCTCTACAG CATCGATGCCTACCGCACCCAGAGACAGAGCACCAAGCCAGCCATTCAGAGAGTAACCCCAAGGGTGCAGAGGCATGCCACTGAGAAgtctcacccccagccctgtgtcAACACCAAGGAAAGGATCATG GTTCTGAATGAGGATGCTGCCAAGCTGCACATGGTCATCAAACAGACGTTGCAGGCCCTGAGCTGCTGCACTGACGAGGACCACGGCAGGGGCTCCCTGGAGGAGGCAGAGGCTGATAAACTGCTGCTCGTCTCGT GTGAGAAGCGGGCAGCCCTGCTGGCTGAGGTGGCCAGgctgaaggagagggggggctcAGCCTCTGAGGATCTAGAGGGGGGTGATGGTGAGGGGGACTCCAGCATGTCCCAGCAGCCCTGCAGGGGCACTGTCAGCATCAGCAGTGTCCAGCTCCCTCTCAAGGTGGAGTTTGTCTGCTCTGCCCGCACACGAACAG GTCGGCCCACTCATTATTTCTTTGTCCTGATTCGTTATGGACCCTGCAACATCGTTGCGACCCCATTGGCCACGGCAGTGGACGCCCAGAATGGAGACACCATCTCCTTCCCCACCTCCATCACCCT GCAGGACATTCGCTCCAACTTTGAGATTGATGTGGAGGTCTACAGCCTG TCCCACAGCTCAGGGAACACCTGCAATGTGGATCTCCGCAGCTCCACCAAGTCAAGG GTCACTCCAAGGAAGCTTCTAAGCACCATCAAG agatccaaCCAAAATGTAACAT CTTCTACCATGCCGCCCCTGAACACCCGGCGCACCAGCAACTTCTCTCTGGTTGGTTCTCACAAGATCTCCCTGGCCTCCCTGGGCCAGAGCAAGTTCCCCCTGGACAAG ATGAAGTTTGAAGGCAAAATCAGGAGACTCCTGGGAGATGAGTTTCAGGAAAAG GTGCCCTTCCTGTCTCCACTAGAGGGAAACATATACCTGCAACTGGAGAGCGAGAGCCACTCTAATGTCCAGCACCAGGGCTTCCTT ACAATGTTTGAGGTGGTGAATGGATTTGGAGCTTGGCATCGACGCTTCTTTGTCCTGGAGGGAAACCACATGTCCTATTGGAACCACCCCAATGACAGAGGCAGCAAG GCAGCAGAAGGCAGCATCTCCCTGTCTTGTTCCTCTAGTCAGAGTGTGAAGCCAGTGACGAGAGACTCCTGTGCTCGCCCCTATACTTTTGAACTGGTCAGCAGTGTCCAGACTGCACAACAGGATGACCAGGGCACTCTGGCCAA GTGCTGGTTCTCAGCAGATACTGGGGAGGATCGAGGGGACTGGATGGAGAACCTGAACCAGGTTCTCCTGGACCTGCATACCTGGACTCGCTGCCCCCCTGAACCATGCTAA
- the LOC106560912 gene encoding anillin isoform X9 — MDGEFRSGLATALKRHRDPLSDTEDNVHSSDVNDVQKRRRLEVLGNENVSPTKKSSTRDRLRCAELVKPDTPALCSVRSRVQQLTQRREGGHVLAQRCLSDPGSGVPSIKFQDGFKEHHLIGEAEFSSRVERFRSPTTPQASPLPANRWPRTLSNAVTNLQLKLEASDTPSSKQASRIRQEREEELRLVRAQPITENVFLKRSFSDSSLTEQADLNVTGDEPFGVKDGSFTETSVFTKVDGVEPPIQDTEAELSSRDETNTAEMIDLMFDEVLEAAAQGRMEEEGEEDTEDHNSGIATAMSGMEKEKTDTELDKDKAEEGEDLEKTKELDSSADELLSFPPSFILSPLSKSVDAVVTPMRLAANPPSLLLTPEELSTPPADSAPLYSIDAYRTQRQSTKPAIQRVTPRVQRHATEKSHPQPCVNTKERIMVLNEDAAKLHMVIKQTLQALSCCTDEDHGRGSLEEAEADKLLLVSCEKRAALLAEVARLKERGGSASEDLEGGDGEGDSSMSQQPCRGTVSISSVQLPLKVEFVCSARTRTGRPTHYFFVLIRYGPCNIVATPLATAVDAQNGDTISFPTSITLQDIRSNFEIDVEVYSLSHSSGNTCNVDLRSSTKSRVTPRKLLSTIKRSNQNVTSSTMPPLNTRRTSNFSLVGSHKISLASLGQSKFPLDKMKFEGKIRRLLGDEFQEKVPFLSPLEGNIYLQLESESHSNVQHQGFLTMFEVVNGFGAWHRRFFVLEGNHMSYWNHPNDRGSKAAEGSISLSCSSSQSVKPVTRDSCARPYTFELVSSVQTAQQDDQGTLAKCWFSADTGEDRGDWMENLNQVLLDLHTWTRCPPEPC; from the exons ATGGATGGGGAATTTCGAAGTGGGTTGGCGACAGCTTTGAAGAGACATAGAGATCCTTTGTCTGACACAGAAGACAATGTCCACTCGTCTG ATGTCAATGATGTTCAGAAAAGGCGTCGCCTGGAGGTGTTGGGCAACGAGAACGTCAGCCCTACAAAGAAGTCTTCAACTAGAGACCGCCTCCGCTGTGCAGAGCTGGTGAAGCCTGACacccctgctctctgctctgtccgctccagagtacagcaACTAACCCAGAGACGTGAGG GAGGGCATGTGCTGGCTCAGAGATGCCTCTCTGATCCAGGGTCTGGGGTACCATCCATTAAATTCCAGGATGGATTCAAAGAGCACCATCTTATTG GTGAGGCAGAATTCAGCTCGCGGGTGGAGCGGTTTAGATCCCCCACCACTCCTCAGGCCAGCCCCCTGCCAGCCAACCGGTGGCCCCGTACCCTCTCCAACGCTGTTACCAACTTACAACTGAAACTCGAGGCCAGTGACACACCCAGCTCCAAACAAGCCTCCCGCATACGCCAG gagagggaggaggagctgcGTCTTGTAAGGGCCCAGCCAATCACAGAGAATGTCTTCTTAAAGCGAAGCTTCTCTGATTCCTCGCTGACTGAG CAGGCAGACCTCAATGTGACTGGTGATGAACCTTTTGGCGTGAAGGACGGCAGCTTTACCGAGACATCTGTCTTCACTAAGGTCGATGGAGTGGAGCCTCCAATTCAAGACACCG AGGCTGAGCTGAGCTCTCGTGATGAAACCAACACCGCTGAGATGATTGACCTCATGTTTGATGAGGTGCTGGAGGCTGCTGCCCAGGGAAGGATGGAAGAGGAGGGTGAAGAGGACACTGAGGATCACAACAGTGGTATAGCCACAGCGATGAGCGGAATGGAAAAGGAGAAAACAGACACAGAGTTGGACAAGGACAAAGCTGAAGAGGGTGAAGACCTGGAAAAAACCAAGGAACTGGACTCCAGTGCAGATGAGCTGCTGTCCTTCCCACCCAGCTttatcctctcccctctcagcAAGTCTGTGGACGCTGTGGTCACTCCTATG AGACTTGCAGCCAACCCTCCATCCCTACTTCTGACTCCTGAAGAGCTGTCCACGCCCCCTGCTGATAGTGCCCCTCTCTACAG CATCGATGCCTACCGCACCCAGAGACAGAGCACCAAGCCAGCCATTCAGAGAGTAACCCCAAGGGTGCAGAGGCATGCCACTGAGAAgtctcacccccagccctgtgtcAACACCAAGGAAAGGATCATG GTTCTGAATGAGGATGCTGCCAAGCTGCACATGGTCATCAAACAGACGTTGCAGGCCCTGAGCTGCTGCACTGACGAGGACCACGGCAGGGGCTCCCTGGAGGAGGCAGAGGCTGATAAACTGCTGCTCGTCTCGT GTGAGAAGCGGGCAGCCCTGCTGGCTGAGGTGGCCAGgctgaaggagagggggggctcAGCCTCTGAGGATCTAGAGGGGGGTGATGGTGAGGGGGACTCCAGCATGTCCCAGCAGCCCTGCAGGGGCACTGTCAGCATCAGCAGTGTCCAGCTCCCTCTCAAGGTGGAGTTTGTCTGCTCTGCCCGCACACGAACAG GTCGGCCCACTCATTATTTCTTTGTCCTGATTCGTTATGGACCCTGCAACATCGTTGCGACCCCATTGGCCACGGCAGTGGACGCCCAGAATGGAGACACCATCTCCTTCCCCACCTCCATCACCCT GCAGGACATTCGCTCCAACTTTGAGATTGATGTGGAGGTCTACAGCCTG TCCCACAGCTCAGGGAACACCTGCAATGTGGATCTCCGCAGCTCCACCAAGTCAAGG GTCACTCCAAGGAAGCTTCTAAGCACCATCAAG agatccaaCCAAAATGTAACAT CTTCTACCATGCCGCCCCTGAACACCCGGCGCACCAGCAACTTCTCTCTGGTTGGTTCTCACAAGATCTCCCTGGCCTCCCTGGGCCAGAGCAAGTTCCCCCTGGACAAG ATGAAGTTTGAAGGCAAAATCAGGAGACTCCTGGGAGATGAGTTTCAGGAAAAG GTGCCCTTCCTGTCTCCACTAGAGGGAAACATATACCTGCAACTGGAGAGCGAGAGCCACTCTAATGTCCAGCACCAGGGCTTCCTT ACAATGTTTGAGGTGGTGAATGGATTTGGAGCTTGGCATCGACGCTTCTTTGTCCTGGAGGGAAACCACATGTCCTATTGGAACCACCCCAATGACAGAGGCAGCAAG GCAGCAGAAGGCAGCATCTCCCTGTCTTGTTCCTCTAGTCAGAGTGTGAAGCCAGTGACGAGAGACTCCTGTGCTCGCCCCTATACTTTTGAACTGGTCAGCAGTGTCCAGACTGCACAACAGGATGACCAGGGCACTCTGGCCAA GTGCTGGTTCTCAGCAGATACTGGGGAGGATCGAGGGGACTGGATGGAGAACCTGAACCAGGTTCTCCTGGACCTGCATACCTGGACTCGCTGCCCCCCTGAACCATGCTAA